The Streptomyces sp. NBC_01197 genome window below encodes:
- a CDS encoding sulfite oxidase-like oxidoreductase, with translation MGQPESREQQGAVQSGLPPGQRLQRGWPVTHYGPVPKFKPDRWEFRVFGATADGEKHCWNHEEFSALPFSTVVADLHCVTKFSMLSAEWGGVRARTLVELAPPAPGVTHVMVWAEYGYSANLRLAEFTDANTLFATHKAGELLTAEHGFPLRLVVPKLYAWKGPKWVRGIEYMTADRRGFWEERGYHNLGDPWQEQRYSYQEGPGDGPEL, from the coding sequence ACCGGGGCAGCGGCTGCAGCGCGGCTGGCCGGTGACGCACTACGGTCCCGTCCCCAAATTCAAGCCGGACCGGTGGGAATTCCGGGTCTTCGGCGCCACCGCGGACGGTGAGAAGCACTGCTGGAACCACGAGGAGTTCTCGGCTCTGCCGTTCTCCACCGTGGTCGCCGATCTGCACTGCGTGACGAAGTTCTCCATGCTGTCCGCCGAATGGGGCGGCGTACGGGCCCGGACACTCGTCGAGCTCGCACCGCCCGCTCCCGGGGTCACCCATGTGATGGTCTGGGCCGAGTACGGCTACAGCGCCAATCTGCGCCTGGCGGAATTCACAGATGCGAATACTCTCTTCGCGACCCACAAGGCCGGTGAGCTGCTGACCGCCGAGCACGGGTTCCCGCTGCGCCTCGTCGTGCCGAAGCTCTACGCCTGGAAGGGCCCCAAATGGGTCCGCGGGATCGAGTACATGACCGCGGACCGCCGTGGCTTCTGGGAGGAGCGCGGGTACCACAACCTCGGCGACCCCTGGCAGGAGCAGCGCTACTCGTACCAGGAAGGCCCCGGCGACGGCCCCGAGCTCTGA
- a CDS encoding deoxyribonuclease IV — protein sequence MRNPIGGHVPVAGGLARAGLSYARELDAETVQVFVANPRGWATPTGNPAQDEQFRKECANESVTAYVHAPYLINFGSHTAATVEKSVESLRHSLRRGREVGALGVVVHTGSATGGRPRSEALAQVRTHLLPLLDELTHDDDPFLLLESTAGQGSSLCSRTWDFGPYFEALDSHPRLGVCLDTCHIFAAGHDLAGPGGMDQTLDLLVDTVGEGRLKLIHANDSKEATGAHKDRHENIGAGHIGAEPFRELLAHPATEGVPLIIETPGGKDGHRADVARLKSLRL from the coding sequence GTGCGCAACCCCATCGGCGGCCATGTCCCCGTGGCCGGCGGCCTCGCCAGGGCAGGACTGTCCTACGCCCGCGAGCTGGACGCGGAGACCGTGCAGGTCTTCGTGGCCAACCCGCGCGGCTGGGCCACCCCCACCGGGAACCCAGCCCAGGACGAGCAGTTCCGCAAGGAGTGCGCGAACGAGTCGGTCACGGCGTATGTGCACGCGCCGTATCTGATCAACTTCGGCTCGCACACGGCCGCGACCGTGGAGAAGTCGGTGGAGTCGCTGCGCCACTCACTGCGCCGGGGCCGGGAGGTCGGCGCGCTGGGCGTCGTCGTGCACACCGGCTCCGCGACCGGCGGCCGTCCGCGGTCCGAAGCGCTCGCGCAGGTCCGTACGCACCTGCTGCCGCTGCTCGACGAGCTGACCCACGACGACGACCCGTTCCTGCTGCTTGAGTCGACCGCGGGCCAGGGCTCCTCGCTCTGCTCACGCACCTGGGACTTCGGCCCGTACTTCGAGGCGCTCGACTCCCACCCGCGGCTCGGGGTCTGCCTGGACACCTGCCACATCTTCGCGGCCGGGCACGATCTGGCGGGTCCCGGCGGGATGGACCAGACCCTGGACCTCCTCGTGGACACCGTCGGCGAGGGCAGGCTCAAGCTGATCCACGCCAATGACTCCAAGGAAGCCACCGGCGCCCACAAGGACAGGCACGAGAACATCGGCGCGGGTCACATCGGAGCGGAGCCGTTCAGGGAGCTGCTCGCCCACCCGGCGACCGAGGGGGTGCCGCTGATCATCGAGACACCCGGCGGCAAGGACGGGCACAGGGCGGACGTGGCCCGCCTGAAGTCGCTGCGTCTCTGA